The DNA window ttgatacgCGACTTCGACTGCGCAGTACTCACGCGCAGATTGATATACCACTCGTTGCGACACCTCGAATGTGAGAAAACGCTAAAAAGAAATGTCCAAACATGTTTGCATTCATGAGGTTATTGTTTCGGGACATTTTCCGTTAGAAGACCATGATTTGCTGTCAACCACGTCGCTGCATGGCATATTTCTCACAATAGCTGCTTTCTCAACATGCTGCTATCTATGCAGTTCGAGATGAAGGCTTTTTGATGAAATTATGAAGAACGATATGTGCGTATACGGATGATCAGATAACGCCTTGGTGAATGCCCATAGGTAGTTAAAATCTTCGAACAGATGTGATGGTAGTCAATCATAGGTAGACACCGCACGTGTAAAAAACTATGCGTAGAACAATATGTCACGTGACATGATCCATATGAAGTAGCCTTAACTTTCAATTGCAGAAGAATCCCGAGGGTGTCACCTTCCCTATTAGAACGATCTGAAGCTCACCGACATTCGATGCAACAGACAGAGGAAGTTCATCATGCGGCGTATTAAATTTGTTGTTGCTACGATTTGCCTTGCCCTGAGAGTATGATTTCAACATATCGCCCCGCCGGTTCGTCTACTTGACATCTCCGTCATCCGGGGTAGCACAACCACCTTTCATGTAAATCAAAGCTACACGAATACGACCTCTCTCCAGGCAGTTGGCTCCCTCTTAACTTTCCACGTGGTAAGGCTGACCAGGGTTTCTCACAATCCTAATCTATCCAAGTATAGATTGAAAGCATGAGAAAAGTGGCCTAATTCAGGTAGGCTTGACTTATCATTCTTTCTACTTCCTGaaattctccatcaaaataTTCGGTTTCGTCGGAAACGTCTGGATCCTATGATGCTCAAGCTTATTCGAGCCGCCACTCTGGTGCATGCTTGCATGACTGGCAACGCAACGTTCGAGTCTTAATCACACTTGGTACATCTATATGACAAAACAAGTGAGGTCTGACAGCCACAGCATGCGATTGAGAACCTCGATTTCACTAATCCAGGCTGAGAACTGTTCTAAAAGGCTTCAATTCAACATATATAGATCTCAATCGAATCAATGCTGGAGTAACTATTTGGCCGCGCTAGATATGAAAAACTCATTATTGATAAAGCTGATGTAACACCCCTGGAGTTGCATGAGTTTCTGCAGAGGTGAAGTCGTATTACATCTACACCACCTCTTGTGCATGATTGCTACTCACCGTTGCGCTCACCTTTCCCTCATTTACCACCGCCGGGTCACCGCTTTTACAGAGAAGTGCTGCAATTCGTGGGTCTTAGTTGAAAGATCCCTCCGGTATAACCTGATTCTGATATCCATGGAGTCTAAGCCTCAAGGATAGACACATCGGAAATATACTAGGTCGTATGCTCAACCTGTGAGACTTCTTCATCAGTACGCTGAAGAGCACTAAAAATGCGGACTTGGGTTTTCGGCGCGTACCGGTAGCTTATACAATGCAAGGTCTCGGTGGAAAGAGTGACCCTGGATGCAAACTATTATCTCTCAGGAGTCACTATGGGTGCCAGCTACTTGTTGACCAAACAAATCAAGTTCGGGAAATCAGGCCCTGCATGCATTGTGACGGCCATTCCGAGTACAAGAATCGGAGGTTATTGAAACAGGCAATGATAAACACTATGTCAAGAGAACAGCAGGCAAGTGGAACAATTTGCTGACCGCATATTTCAGGCATAATACTACGTTTAAAGATTACCTTCAATAGTAAAGTCTGATCGAAAACCAGTAGAAGGGTGGAGAGTGCAATGTATACCAAACACACGAACTCTGCAGCCCTACCATAGGGCTGCAGCTGTGCATCTCCACCAGGGACTCCAAAACACATGACTGCAATTCCAAGCGGTGCGACGCATAGATCGAGCTCGTTCCAATGGGAAGCTTTGTATTGAACGTCTATAAAGCCATTGCTGTGCCTGATCTGAATGGCAAGGGACTCAGCCTCTAAAGCCATGCTAATCCTCCCGAAACTGGTCAACGGCTTTTGGTTCTTCTCAGCAGATTGCCGCGACCCCTCGGGTTTATCTTAATGCTTTGGAACTACCTTCATTGTTAGGTATCATACCTCGGTTCTTTATCATGGAACCTGGAAGAGACCTAACCACTTGTGGAGATTCAACATTCGTATATGCTAAGAGTCACGTCTATAATGGCAGAAGTCATCATAGTCATGGCAGCCTTAGCCTTCAGCTACAATAATGAGGCGAAGACTTGAAGGATCATTGTTCTTCAAGTCGCCCTTTTCTCTTGCTAAATTTATGTTGACCGATGCAGATTTGTACTATATAAGATGCAAATGATCGACAGAAGTCATCTCCTCTGCAACTTGCAGACCATACATCCTTTACTCATCTGTTCGGATCATACCTCTCGATAATCTTGACAGTTCGACCCATATCGCCATTATACCTcataaatctttcttttcccattcaACATCGAGAGTATCGTTGAGCCACACAAGTCTGAGATCATGTGCTACGTACTCGTCGAACGTTATTCTGTTTGCAGATGTATCTACTACACCCACGCGATCGACATGTGTCCCGCGTACGGAACACCGGGTCATtatgttgaagaaagaacatTACTCGTCGGATACACCTGCGGTTTGCATTCGTCATCTTACTAGCACGAAACTTGTGACCTGCTTCTTGCAGTTACTGTTGTAGTGTTGTGTCGCGGATTTGAATTTCGGCAAAACACTCGGTCGATGGTTTACAGATCTCGATATGTCTCGAAATGTACAACATGTTATCAGTTATTTGACTATGAACTTGTTTGGTGCACAGTAttcttttggaaatggaagtttGAATGGTTGGGGTTTCGAGTATAGGATATCTTTTGGAACTGGCATGGGTTTGGCATTGGGACTTTGTATGAGTTATGGTCTAGATCGTTGTATCGTTAGCGTTGCTGGCCAACACACTGGGAGTTGAACAATTTGCATCTACTACACTGGATGAGTGATGCATTATGTTAGGGTTGTTTTTTTTGTCTTTAGATTCTTAGATTTTACATTGCCAGTGCGAACTGGCTGGGGACTTCAACGCAGTCAAGGGTTTACGGACTGATACGCATTGATATGGTTAGATTTTAGACTTTAAAACAAGCAATTTAAATTTATGATGGAATTTACACCTTGAATCGTGcatttcttataaaatacGTCGCCACTTCCTGCAGTATCCacgagaaagaaaacacaACAACCATACAAAATGTCTATTCAAATTCCATCTAGAGCTCACCTAATAAGAACCACTAGAATACCAAAATCCACTCAAAGACTCTCCATTCACATTTCTTCTGGTCTAAAAACCGTTGAATCGAAAAAACTCGACTCGAGCGTCCATCCCAGAAGTTCCCAGGCAGTCCTCATCCGGCGTGTGGATCAGATCACATCAGCCTTGCATTCGCCATCAGAAACAACCGTAAGAAGCATACCTTCCGATCCCAAAACCTGCATTTCCCAGGatcagaagaagatgattggaAGATGAGTCAGGATACCTGCTTGCTTACGTAGAAATGCTGACCCTGCTACTTTATCTGATTCGCAGATATAATTTACTGTTTGGGTAATAAAGCTTGAGAACCAATAATActtgagaatggaagaatttcTAGAAATAGAATGCTTGAATTCTCTCAAATAGGGATGCGACTGGGAAatatatggaaatggaagggTTGGGCTGAGCCGGAAAACCTGTGGATTGTGTTTTCTGCTACGTGATTTGTTGTGCGAAGGATCGATGTCCGTgggggattgggatgggattagattgttgtttctttgcCGTTGCGGATGGAGATGCGTGGAAATCTCGTGTTTGACTGTGGCGGAGATGGGGCAGGGAGATATGTGAGTGCGAAGCGAGAGTGCCCCCTTTAATGTGGGTTGGTGGCTTGCGGATACCCGAGAAGATATTCGGGATTGCGTGGCTTGGTTCGATTTAGTTTCGAAAATCAATCGGCAATTCATGGAGATATTCCGTAATGAGAAGGATCttatgttgatattgacaGCCATGCCACTATCGTGAATGTTGCGAAAACCTTTCAGATACTTGATGAAGTTGCTTACACTCAACCACTAGATGGCCATATTCTGTTCTCTAATTGAAAACCAAAATCTAGCAAGTAGGACAGATACTAATGAGTCTGCGCCAACATATTCAACTTCGCACACCACACAATCACACGGTCTAATTTCTACCATCTAGACGCTGCTTTATTCATTATAGCACCAACTAATCTCAAAACTAAAACGACACAATAATCCCACGTATGCAAGACACCTACCCTGTACAAATGCATGCATCCCTAATTGGGCCCGAAGTAACAAACTTCCAAATCTCGAGATAAGTCTGTAGCTACCTATCTACACACGCAAGTAAGACAGAGTATCTCTCATATAGACTGCAATGAAGAATTAAGAATAAGGCATAAAGGAGAAAACAAACAGTTGGATTTACCATGACCTATATTCTTTCCTAAAGACTCGTTAATTTGGTAGGATAGAAACAATCGCCGCCATTCTGCACTTTAAAGTGTCTCTGGTCTCCAGAAGCTGCTTATGCTCatatattacaataaaagTTGATGACATGACGACATCGCAAGCGGAATTAATACTCTAATAAACTTCATGTGTCAAATAGTCTTAGAAATCTTCATAAGTACATAGAACACCTATCAATAATCCTAAATATCAACCCCTTCTATCGGAAACATCAACGCCGAGCTGACTTGCAGATACGCCTTGTCATGTCATCTTGCAATCTCACTTGCAGATGAGCACAGCCAAATTGAGAGCCAGTAATACAGACGCTTTCGCTCTTCGGTCTTGAACATGCAGGCAGATTACTACGTCATGAATTTACGCATTGTAATTTAAGTGTTGAGTGGGGGCTTGCTTCCCAGGTGTATCTTTTAAAGAGGAAAATTCTTAGCTGGCACGGTATTGCTGAGTGGATAGATGGAAACCAGAATAGCTGGCTATGATAATGtaaatagatatttgatTAGTAACTACTcgatattaaaatttaacATCAATCCATACTTTATTGTGAACTTCCCGATGAAGAAGTCTTGGGAATGATTGAAGACGGCCTAAAACCAATATCCCCTAACCTAAGCGACGCTTTCGGAATGCTGCCAGCCACACCCAAACATTTTTTCCTAGTTAGACAGCACAGGTAAGACATGATCGATTATTCGTTCCtcgaatttattttcaatgttTTCAGATTCGGATTCTACCCATTTGCATCGATTTCCCAAACATTGAGAGAATTACTGACGAGAACGATAATATGTTTCTGCAAGCCATCGAAAATCCTCACCAAACCCCACCCCcttttgaatatgaattctATGAGATCTTCCCCTCTAcagaattcttcaaatatgaTATTACATTCGCAAAACAATTATATCGCACCAATAAGTCCGGATGGCGAGACAAATAGCAGCATCAAAAACAACAGCAATAACAACCCCTACGACTCCACCTAGCACATCCAGATATTCACACTTCCCACCTAAGCCATCACCTCTGACCCCTCACTCACGCTCTCCTCCCCAAATCACCCAACCGGTGCTCCCCacccccaaaatccaacGCGCAAAAATCATACTCGGATTCTCCGGCATCGGCAAAACACACCTAGCCGCACACGCGAACCGCGAATTCGAATGGCTGCACGTAATCGATTATTCTCTGGAGCGACACCACGTAGATTTCAGCTGCGACTACCAGACGCAGTACTTGCAGACGGTGGCTGCGGCGGTATCGCAGCCGGGGGTTTTATTGCTGGGGGGACCGCGATGGGTGGGAGAGTTTTTGGTGCGGAATAATTGGGCGTTTAGTAGTGTGTTTCCGGGGTTGGAGTGCAGGGAGGAGTATGCGGTGAGGTGGGATCAGatgggggaggagggagggttGGTTGCGCATCGGTTGGTGGGGTGGGAGGATGCAGTTGGGGATATGTggtggggggaggggaggtgtaatcattttgaattggGGAAGGGGTTTTATTTGGAAGATGTTTTTATGGATGTTGTGACGGCGGCGGATCATGTAGAGGGGttgggggatggggagaatgaggatgaggggATGGGAAAGGTGTGGTATGATGCGCATGAGATGTTCCAAGGACCTTTTTCGAGACGGAAAAGATCACGTACTGAGAATGATGTACTACGACAAATCGTTCAAAGTCTCAAGTCTCGCCAGTCTTCTCGAATTCGATCTTTCCTCAACTATATTTTTCTGATACTTCAGTTTATCTTCCTCTGTATCCTCGCCACGCTCACCCTACTAGCATACAAAGAATGGAATCTGTGGCAATCGAGAAACAAGCCAAATCTCCCCACCATCGGGGAATTTTCTGGTCTGGGTGGTCTGAGTAGGATGCGCAATATGCTTAATCACTGGTTTCTTCCAGACTGTATATCGGCCATCTTGCCAAACTCACGGAAAACGTGGCTCGGCGCGTCTGATTTCCGGAAAGAACTTTCGATATTGGTTCAGAAATGGTTAGATTTGGAAGAATCTCTGTTGGGGTCTTGATAGGGCTTTTGTGGGTTGTATATAGGTACCAATGAAATGTATATGTTGTTATGAGGAGGTACTTTCGTGAGGAGATGCTATATGATATTGCCAACCAAGTACTGCTTAAGTGTGGCTGCTCAAGAAAAAACGAATAAATATCGATGCTCTCTTTGCAAGATTTTAATTTGCATGTTTCCTTTTAGAGCAACGCGGCCAAGCATCTTCATGTAAATAAGTTTGGCATTATGTTTAATTTACGTGGCAAGATATTATGACTCGATGTATGGCAAACCCGGTGGATGTATGTCACTCGCCATTTCAAAAGGCTGCCAAAACATCACGTTTGTACTAACAACAGGTATAGGATATCGCAGAAATATTCTTGCAAAGAGACAAGATTGGAAAACACACAAATGGTGAAATGCCATTCGCCTCTTCATAAGCCTGTGTTACATTGATGGGCTACTACAGATGTTTGTAGAATCCTTCACACAAACGACCTTCCTTAGACCTTTGGATCTTATGTTGGTTACCGTCTTGCTATAACTCTTCCTGATGCCCACCTTTGCCattctttctaattccctACGGCTCGGCGGCAATAATCTTCTTTGATACTAGCCGTGGAGCAACGCTCGATGCAAAACTCAATGATCTAATAGATCATTTCGAGCTATGAACATGGTATGGACAGGCGAAAGATCTTGATGCTTCCCCATTTAGTACCCGTTTTTGAACGCAGCGAATAACACTTTTCCTGATAACTATCTTGCTGGGATTGTTCAACGAGCACCAAATAAATCTGTTATACTCAACCTCCTACCTCCTTGCGCTTCTACTTGGCTGGTTGGAATTTGGGACTGAGGTCCTTGGGGTTCTCCACTTCCATGGTTCTCTACCATACTCTCTATCGTTTGCACGTCAAGCATGGTAGCTTGCGttttcttccaattcttgaGAATCTCCGACTGATTCGCAACTCTCGTACCCGtctcatcatcatgaatGTATATACCATAAGCCTTCGCAACAGGGGTACCTCCAACAGTCTCTGACTTTTCAACCGTCCAGTATAAATATTCCCCATTAATCTCGACATTGTTCATTTCGCTGAAATCGtgaatgatattattaaGGCCTTTGCGATTAAGGACCACAATGCAGTGGTCTTCAGCACCGGTTGTAGGCGAGGGTAAAAGCTCGCAGACAAACAATGTACCTTCGATAGGAAGTTTCTCCCAAGTTTTTGACTCTAGAGAAAACATGTACATAGTGGCCGATGCCGCGAGCGAAGTGATCtttttgatggatggatgatagCGTCTGAGGACTGATAGATTGAGTTCTTCGTTGGTACGAGTAGGAGGTGCGGGACCTAGTATTGGCGTCTCGGTATCATAGTCGGAAGCTTGAACTTGGTGTAACTGAGAGGGACCGGGATGATTTTGACGCTGACGAGGCTTTCGAGGGGTCATTTTGACGGCTTGATTTATGCGAGGATAAAAGACCGGAGATATTGTAGAAAATAGGCCAAAAACGTAGTTGTTCTGCGAGAGTCTACTGTTTGTTGGTGGATAAGTGGTTGATAACGGAGATTTGTGGCTGCGCAAGTGCTGATGTGAAGTTGCGAGGCAGTTGGATGCTCGACTTGATCTGACAGGTATGTATGGGATACTGAATACGGCTTTGATTCAGCCTTCGTCATGCAAAGAATGGCCGTATTATGGATGGCGTTGCTGTAGTCTGTACGTATTGTcatggaggaagaaagatttcAGCCTCGTGGTGcaatgtgaaatgtgaaatgtgaaatgtacCGACCGACCGTAGCTAGAaattatgatgatgactGGACCGTCAAGGGGGTACAAGTGGACAACAAGTGGGCTTTAATACTTCTAGAACGACCCCCACTAGCATCATTTATAGTACTCTTAGCACCACAATTACAATGACTTTAGGTTCGGTCCGTACCATAATAGAAAGTATAGGTACTTGCACCGGTAAGTTATTGCTTTAATTTGTTTACTGCTATCCTTTCAGTGGTTTACATCAGCTGGCATTCGCTCTCTCATACACTCATCCATTGCCATTGAAACCCGCGCACTTCGAGCTCAATCATTACACTGCAAGCTTTCTGTCTTTTCTAGGAACACCGCCCCCGGTGAGCTTTCTGTCTACGTCATTTGGTCCCGGGTATTTAAAgaacaaaaggaaaaagcaagaagacgccgaagaagacgaggaagaagaaacccGAGCACGGTCTTCGAGAAACATTAAAAGGAAGTAGGCTGCGCAAAATCAATATGTCATGAAACCTTGACTCGTCTGTTATCGCTGGAACCCGTTACTAAGTTTCAAAGATGGCCTCAAACATGAGAGATTCGATAGACGAGGAGCCTGTCGAAGTCGAATTGCCTATGACCTCCAGCCCACAATCCCTCTCGAAAGCCGTCTATGCGCGACGAGACGAATATACTCGGCCgcataatatcaaaataaagattGGTTGCTGGAATGTTGCTGCTTGCCCTGGAACCGAGAAAGATCTCGCAGGTTGGTTTGCGCAAGGCAAAGGGATTGACAAGCGACTAGCTGGGCTTGAGATAGCCAATGCGATTGAGAAGGAGAATAGTCAGTCAAACATAGAAAGTGTCGAGGAACAAGAAtcaaggaggaggaagaaagagtCGACAATCCCGCATGGCGATGAAGGAATAATTGCCGGAGGAGAAGATGTCGGATTATATGTTTTGGGATTACAAGAAGTTGTTCAGCTCACGTCTGCGAAGGAATATATTGGCAAAGTTTATTCAAATGATAATCCTGTAACGATATGGAGGAAAGCACTTTCTGGGGCTTTGCCAGAAGGTTATACTTTAGTGGCCGAACAACAGCTCTCTGGTCTACTCATGTTCATCTACGCATCCCCAGCTGTCGCACCTACGATAAGTTCTGTCAGTACCGTCAGTATTGGAACCGGATTCATGGGATATCTAGGGAACAAAGGCGCAATCACTACTAGGATAGTACTGGGAGAAACAACTCGGCTTGTATTCGTGAATTCACATTTGGCTTCGGGGACCGATAAAGCGCATTTGGAAAGGCGAATTTGGGACGTCTCACAAATATTGCAAAGAACGCATTTCGACCCTATAAGCCGAGGTGGAGTTCTAGATGATGCTCAGGAGAGCATCGgggatgaagattttgctTTCTGGTTTGGAGATCTGAACTTCAGATTAGAGGGCTTACCGGGAGACGATATTCGACGATTGTTAATGCTTCATACGAAGGGAGAATATGGCATTGGGTCGcgatcaagaaagaagattgataaCGAAATTGATGCTGGCGACGGACCGATTGTAATCAGGTCTATTGATAGCGATGACGAATCCGAGGAAGAGATACGTAAAAGCAGTAGCACGTTTGACCCGAACGATGATTCTTCTACTGTGACCACGCTTCCGGATCCAGACGATTTCATACAAGATCCGAGCCAAGATCCTGCCTCATTACAAGCCACCATAGATTCATTATTGCCACATGACCAATTAAGGCATGTGCAGAAAGCTCGAAGGGCGTTTCACGATGGCTGGAGAGAAGGGCCGGTAACATTTCTTCCAACCTATAAATACGATGTAGGTAGCATGGGTGTTTTTGATTCTagtgagaagaagagggcACCAAGTTGGTGTGACCGAATTCTATTCAGAACACGGAGAGACAAATTGGTGTTTGATGCCaagatgaatgaagaggCAATGGCAAGAttaaaagatgaagaaatgaaggcTCAAGGAATGGATCATGCTaccgacgatgaagatgttCTCTTTAGCTACGATCCGGATGAAGATGGGGAGCAACAGACCACGCCTTCCAAGAGCGACGATTATGATGAATATGACGAATACGATGAAACTGAGGACAATGAAAATGCACCAGTAATAACTAgggatggatttgttgatcGAATAAATTTGGATATTTATACCTCACATCAACGAGTTCTCTCATCGGATCACAAACCACTCGATGCTGTTTTTACCTTGGAATATGACGCGGTCGTACCCGAACTGAAGTCAAAGGTACAGCAAGAGGTTGCTAGAGACCTTGATCGAGCGGAGAATGAAGCTCGTCCTGGAATAACCATCGTTATAGATCATTCACAGAATACAGAGGAGAATCAAAGTGGTAAATCTCGAAAGAACTCCAACGACGGGAGTGGGGCtgttgattttggtgatGTAGAATTCGAACACCGAAAATCTAGAAACATCACGATTGCAAATACAAGCCAAGTCACATCTACATTTGCATTTGTTGATAGACCGGGTGTTGAAGGCCAAGAAGACAGAATTGCACCGCCATGGCTCAGTGTATGGTTTGCAGGGTTCTCTATGGACGAAGACGATAGAGCCTTACAAGATCTTAAACGAGAGGTTACGCTGGAACCTGGGGATGCAATCAATGTCACACTTGAGGTTTTAGTGCACGATCCTTCCTCTGTAAAGTCATTGAATGATGGGGTTGTCTTACTCGAAGATGTATTGGTATTACGAGTTACAGATGGAAGAGATCATTTTATCCCGATCAAGGCAAACTGGCTCCAATCTTGTCTAGGAAGATCCGTTGAAGAGCTCATCCATATACCAGAAGGTGGCGTGCGAGCTTTATTACCCCGTCCAAGAGGCCAACCCGGACCTCCCGTCAATAGAGGCCAAGAAGTAACTTGGTCTGCACCTCGAGAATTACTTAAACTCACACAAGTTGTCGATTCTCTCACAGATCGTGTCGTGGCTGATTCAAACATGTTGGAAGGAGCGATGATACCTAGAGATTCTCCCGGTTGGCCATTTGATGAGAAAACATGGCGATACAAAGATGAACCTACTAGGACCGCTTTGAAAAGTCAAGTATTAACAGCTCTTGACGCCGATCAAagtatatatgatatatttcCCGTCGAAATTCCAGCCGCCCACCGACTCGAAATCGTAGCAGAAGTTTTCATCCTATTCCTACGCAGTCTTACCGATGGAATTGTTCCCGCAAATCTATGCGCGCAAATCGATTCCGATATCGTATCTCGAGTTAATACCCAATCAGACGTCGAAGAAACAAAAGCGTGGCTACTAGATCTTCTATCCTCGTTGCCTCATCACAATATCTCATTCGTCTTCCTCACATCGACACTTTCCCGTGTAGCTGGGGAATTAGCACCAATACCTAAAGTAAGACGTTCCCTCGATACAGCAGTTCGTATCGGATTCGATTCGGTCAAAAGAACGCTGAGTTGGAAGGGAAGAGCAGCGCCACTTCCGGAAGATCCGGCAGCAGTTAGGAGGAGAGAAGTTAACAGGGCTTTTGCGGATGTGTTTGTGGGGATAGTTTTTAAGGCGAATGTGGGAGTTAAAGAGAGGAATAAGagggtggtggaggagaagaggagagatgtTCTAGAAGCGTTTCTGAAAGGATTCTCGCGTTAAGGGAAACGAAAGTGAATGAGGGGGGCAGTTTGTAGGTTTTTTTTATAAGAGTTAACGAGTGGGTGgttatgaatgaatgattttgatgttttctctttt is part of the Botrytis cinerea B05.10 chromosome 10, complete sequence genome and encodes:
- the Bcinp51 gene encoding Bcinp51; protein product: MASNMRDSIDEEPVEVELPMTSSPQSLSKAVYARRDEYTRPHNIKIKIGCWNVAACPGTEKDLAGWFAQGKGIDKRLAGLEIANAIEKENSQSNIESVEEQESRRRKKESTIPHGDEGIIAGGEDVGLYVLGLQEVVQLTSAKEYIGKVYSNDNPVTIWRKALSGALPEGYTLVAEQQLSGLLMFIYASPAVAPTISSVSTVSIGTGFMGYLGNKGAITTRIVLGETTRLVFVNSHLASGTDKAHLERRIWDVSQILQRTHFDPISRGGVLDDAQESIGDEDFAFWFGDLNFRLEGLPGDDIRRLLMLHTKGEYGIGSRSRKKIDNEIDAGDGPIVIRSIDSDDESEEEIRKSSSTFDPNDDSSTVTTLPDPDDFIQDPSQDPASLQATIDSLLPHDQLRHVQKARRAFHDGWREGPVTFLPTYKYDVGSMGVFDSSEKKRAPSWCDRILFRTRRDKLVFDAKMNEEAMARLKDEEMKAQGMDHATDDEDVLFSYDPDEDGEQQTTPSKSDDYDEYDEYDETEDNENAPVITRDGFVDRINLDIYTSHQRVLSSDHKPLDAVFTLEYDAVVPELKSKVQQEVARDLDRAENEARPGITIVIDHSQNTEENQSGKSRKNSNDGSGAVDFGDVEFEHRKSRNITIANTSQVTSTFAFVDRPGVEGQEDRIAPPWLSVWFAGFSMDEDDRALQDLKREVTLEPGDAINVTLEVLVHDPSSVKSLNDGVVLLEDVLVLRVTDGRDHFIPIKANWLQSCLGRSVEELIHIPEGGVRALLPRPRGQPGPPVNRGQEVTWSAPRELLKLTQVVDSLTDRVVADSNMLEGAMIPRDSPGWPFDEKTWRYKDEPTRTALKSQVLTALDADQSIYDIFPVEIPAAHRLEIVAEVFILFLRSLTDGIVPANLCAQIDSDIVSRVNTQSDVEETKAWLLDLLSSLPHHNISFVFLTSTLSRVAGELAPIPKVRRSLDTAVRIGFDSVKRTLSWKGRAAPLPEDPAAVRRREVNRAFADVFVGIVFKANVGVKERNKRVVEEKRRDVLEAFLKGFSR